In Tiliqua scincoides isolate rTilSci1 chromosome 1, rTilSci1.hap2, whole genome shotgun sequence, the following are encoded in one genomic region:
- the BMP4 gene encoding bone morphogenetic protein 4, producing the protein MTPGKRMLMVLLLCQVLLGGPQHASLIPSSEPGKKKVPGDTQQQQRGGGGGAPGPAPRRPFPSHELLRGFEATLLQMFGLRRRPQPSKAAVVPSYMLDLYHLQSGEEEDKLQDLGLQYPERSTSRANTVRSFHHEEHLEAMPGPKSQVPRLRYYFNLSSLPSSEAISSAELRLFRQQVQEEVAAEEEASSGAWERSLHRINIYEVMKPLPEEDFVTRLLDTRLVHHNVSRWESFDVSPAVIRWTTGGQPNHGLAVEVVHLHPKQTLQGKHVRISRSLPQGGRLEASEWAHLRPLLVTFSHDGRGQALLTRRTKRSPKHPHQRQRKNKKNCRRHPLYVDFSDVGWNDWIVAPPGYQAFYCHGDCPFPLADHLNSTNHAIVQTLVNSVNASIPKACCVPTELSAISMLYLDEYDKVVLKNYQEMVVEGCGCR; encoded by the exons ATGACGCCTGGTAAGCGAATGCTGATGGTCCTCCTATTGTGCCAAGTCCTGCTCGGCGGCCCCCAGCATGCCAGTCTGATCCCCAGCAGCGAACCTGGGAAGAAGAAGGTGCCGGGTGACACTCAGCAGCAGCAacgaggaggaggtggaggggccCCCGGCCCTGCCCCACGCCGCCCCTTCCCCAGCCATGAACTCCTGCGGGGCTTCGAGGCCACCCTCCTGCAGATGTTTGGGCTGCGCCGGAGGCCTCAACCCAGCAAGGCGGCCGTGGTGCCCTCCTACATgctggatctgtaccacctccaGTCTGGCGAGGAGGAGGACAAGCTGCAGGACCTCGGCCTCCAGTACCCAGAGAGGTCCACCAGCCGCGCCAACACCGTGAGGAGCTTCCACCATGaag aGCACCTGGAAGCCATGCCTGGGCCCAAGAGCCAGGTTCCCCGCCTGCGCTACTACTTCAACCTTAGCAGCTTGCCGTCCAGTGAAGCCATTTCCTCTGCTGAGCTGCGGCTCTTCCGACAGCAGGTCCAGGAGGAGGTAGCTGCGGAGGAGGAGGCGTCGTCGGGGGCCTGGGAACGGAGCTTGCACCGCATCAACATTTATGAAGTGATGAAGCCCTTGCCAGAGGAGGACTTTGTCACCCGGCTGCTGGACACTCGCTTGGTGCATCACAACGTGAGCCGCTGGGAGAGCTTTGACGTGAGCCCGGCAGTCATCCGATGGACCACAGGTGGCCAGCCCAATCACGGGCTGGCTGTGGAGGttgtccacctccaccccaaacaGACTCTCCAGGGCAAACATGTCCGGATTAGCCGCTCTTTACCTCAAGGGGGCCGCTTGGAGGCCAGCGAATGGGCTCACCTTCGGCCCCTGCtggtcactttcagccatgatgGCCGGGGCCAGGCTCTGCTCACACGGAGGACCAAGCGCAGCCCCAAGCACCCGCACCAGCGGCAGCGGAAGAACAAGAAGAACTGCCGCCGCCACCCCCTCTATGTGGATTTCAGCGACGTTGGCTGGAATGACTGGATTGTGGCCCCGCCAGGCTACCAGGCCTTCTATTGCCATGGCGACTGCCCCTTTCCTTTAGCCGACCACCTCAACTCCACCAACCACGCCATCGTGCAGACCTTGGTGAACTCCGTCAACGCCAGCATCCCCAAGGCCTGTTGCGTCCCCACAGAGCTCAGCGCCATCTCCATGCTCTATTTGGATGAGTACGACAAAGTGGTCCTGAAAAACTATCAGGAGATGGTTGTCGAGGGCTGCGGGTGTCGCTAA